In the Mastacembelus armatus chromosome 17, fMasArm1.2, whole genome shotgun sequence genome, one interval contains:
- the klhl20 gene encoding kelch-like protein 20 isoform X3: MPYISDKHPRQTLEVINLLRKHRELCDVVLVVGAKKIYAHRVILSACSPYFRAMFTGELAESRQTEVVIRDIDERAMELLIDFAYTSQVTVEEGNVQTLLPAACLLQLAEIQEACCEFLKRQLDPSNCLGIRAFADTHSCRELLRIADKFTQHNFQEVMESEEFMLLPANQLIDIISSDELNVRSEEQVFNAVMAWVKYSIQERRPQLPQVLQHVRLPLLSPKFLVGTVGSDPLIKSDEECRDLVDEAKNYLLLPQERPLMQGPRTRPRKPIRCGEVLFAVGGWCSGDAISSVERYDPQTNEWRMVASMSKRRCGVGVSVLDDLLYAVGGHDGSSYLNSVERYDPKTNQWSSDVAPTSTCRTSVGVAVLGGYLYAVGGQDGVSCLNIVERYDPKENKWTRVASMSTRRLGVAVAVLGGFLYAVGGSDGTSPLNTVERYNPQENRWHTVSPMGTRRKHLGCAVYQDMIYSVGGRDDTTELSSAERYNPRTNQWSPVVAMTSRRSGVGLAVVNGQLMAVGGFDGTTYLKTIEVYDPDANTWRLYGGMNYRRLGGGVGVIKMTHCESHIW, from the exons ATGCCCTATATCTCAGACAAACACCCACGACAGACCCTGGAGGTGATCAACCTGTTGAGAAAACACCGTGAGCTCTGTGATGTTGTGCTGGTAGTGGGTGCCAAGAAGATTTATGCTCACCGTGTGATCCTGTCTGCCTGCAGCCCTTACTTCAG GGCAATGTTTACTGGAGAGCTGGCTGAAAGCAGGCAGACTGAGGTGGTTATCCGTGACATTGATGAGAGAGCCATGGAGCTGCTCATTGACTTTGCCTACACATCACAG GTGACTGTAGAGGAGGGGAATGTCCAGACGCTGCTCCCTGCAGCGTGCCTTCTCCAGCTGGCTGAGATCCAGGAGGCCTGCTGTGAGTTCCTCAAGAGGCAATTGGATCCTTCCAATTGTCTGGGCATCAGGGCCTTCGCTGACACACACTCTTGCCGTGAGCTGCTCCGTATTGCAGACAAGTTCACCCAGCACAATTTTCAAGAG GTAATGGAGAGTGAAGAGTTCATGCTGCTGCCAGCCAACCAGTTGATTGACATAATTTCAAGTGATGAGCTCAATGTGCGGAGTGAGGAGCAGGTTTTCAATGCTGTGATGGCCTGGGTGAAATACAGCATCCAAGAACGCAGACCACAGCTGCCCCAG GTCCTCCAGCATGTCCGTCTACCACTGCTCAGCCCCAAGTTTCTGGTGGGCACTGTGGGTTCAGATCCTCTCATTAAGAGTGACGAGGAATGCAG gGACCTGGTTGACGAGGCTAAGAATTACCTGCTGTTGCCTCAGGAGAGGCCACTGATGCAGGGCCCCAGGACACGGCCAAGAAAACCCATCCGCTGTGGAGAGGTACTTTTTGCAG TTGGTGGCTGGTGCAGTGGAGATGCTATTTCCAGCGTGGAGCGTTATGATCCTCAGACCAACGAGTGGAGAATGGTAGCATCGATGAGTAAACGGCGATGTGGAGTTGGCGTGAGCGTTCTTGATGATTTGCTGTATGCAGTGGGAGGTCATGATGGCTCATCATATCTTAACTCTGTGGAGAG ATATGATCCTAAGACCAACCAGTGGAGTAGCGACGTGGCCCCTACAAGCACTTGCCGTACCAGTGTTGGTGTGGCAGTTCTTGGTGGTTATCTATATGCTGTAGGAGGGCAGGATGGGGTTTCCTGTCTCAACATTGTGGAAAG ATACGATCCTAAAGAGAACAAATGGACTCGTGTGGCCTCCATGAGCACCAGGCGGCTAGGTGTAGCTGTGGCTGTGCTGGGGGGGTTTTTGTATGCTGTGGGAGGATCTGATGGAACGTCACCATTAAATACAG TGGAACGCTACAACCCTCAAGAGAACCGCTGGCACACTGTATCTCCAATGGGGACCAGGAGGAAGCACCTTGGCTGTGCAGTCTACCAGGACATGATTTACTCTGTTGGAGGGAGAGACGACACCACAGAGCTGAGCAGTGCTGAGCGGTACAACCCCAGAACAAACCAGTGGTCTCCTGTAGTGGCCATGACATCCAGACGGAGTGGG GTGGGCTTGGCTGTGGTAAATGGTCAGCTGATGGCAGTAGGAGGCTTCGATGGAACAACGTATCTCAAAACTATAGAAGTCTACGACCCTGATGCCAACACATGGAG GTTGTATGGAGGAATGAACTATCGCCGACTAGGTGGAGGGGTTGGTGTCATTAAAATGACTCACTGTGAATCCCACATATGGTAA
- the klhl20 gene encoding kelch-like protein 20 isoform X2 has protein sequence MDTKPMRRATSARQDATGMDITSRCTLGDPNKLPEGVPQPARMPYISDKHPRQTLEVINLLRKHRELCDVVLVVGAKKIYAHRVILSACSPYFRAMFTGELAESRQTEVVIRDIDERAMELLIDFAYTSQVTVEEGNVQTLLPAACLLQLAEIQEACCEFLKRQLDPSNCLGIRAFADTHSCRELLRIADKFTQHNFQEVMESEEFMLLPANQLIDIISSDELNVRSEEQVFNAVMAWVKYSIQERRPQLPQVLQHVRLPLLSPKFLVGTVGSDPLIKSDEECRDLVDEAKNYLLLPQERPLMQGPRTRPRKPIRCGEVLFAVGGWCSGDAISSVERYDPQTNEWRMVASMSKRRCGVGVSVLDDLLYAVGGHDGSSYLNSVERYDPKTNQWSSDVAPTSTCRTSVGVAVLGGYLYAVGGQDGVSCLNIVERYDPKENKWTRVASMSTRRLGVAVAVLGGFLYAVGGSDGTSPLNTVERYNPQENRWHTVSPMGTRRKHLGCAVYQDMIYSVGGRDDTTELSSAERYNPRTNQWSPVVAMTSRRSGVGLAVVNGQLMAVGGFDGTTYLKTIEVYDPDANTWRLYGGMNYRRLGGGVGVIKMTHCESHIW, from the exons ATGGACACAAAGCCAATGCGCAG GGCCACCAGCGCACGCCAAGACGCCACTGGAATGGACATCACCAGCCGCTGTACTCTGGGGGACCCCAACAAACTTCCTGAAGGGGTCCCCCAGCCTGCACGCATGCCCTATATCTCAGACAAACACCCACGACAGACCCTGGAGGTGATCAACCTGTTGAGAAAACACCGTGAGCTCTGTGATGTTGTGCTGGTAGTGGGTGCCAAGAAGATTTATGCTCACCGTGTGATCCTGTCTGCCTGCAGCCCTTACTTCAG GGCAATGTTTACTGGAGAGCTGGCTGAAAGCAGGCAGACTGAGGTGGTTATCCGTGACATTGATGAGAGAGCCATGGAGCTGCTCATTGACTTTGCCTACACATCACAG GTGACTGTAGAGGAGGGGAATGTCCAGACGCTGCTCCCTGCAGCGTGCCTTCTCCAGCTGGCTGAGATCCAGGAGGCCTGCTGTGAGTTCCTCAAGAGGCAATTGGATCCTTCCAATTGTCTGGGCATCAGGGCCTTCGCTGACACACACTCTTGCCGTGAGCTGCTCCGTATTGCAGACAAGTTCACCCAGCACAATTTTCAAGAG GTAATGGAGAGTGAAGAGTTCATGCTGCTGCCAGCCAACCAGTTGATTGACATAATTTCAAGTGATGAGCTCAATGTGCGGAGTGAGGAGCAGGTTTTCAATGCTGTGATGGCCTGGGTGAAATACAGCATCCAAGAACGCAGACCACAGCTGCCCCAG GTCCTCCAGCATGTCCGTCTACCACTGCTCAGCCCCAAGTTTCTGGTGGGCACTGTGGGTTCAGATCCTCTCATTAAGAGTGACGAGGAATGCAG gGACCTGGTTGACGAGGCTAAGAATTACCTGCTGTTGCCTCAGGAGAGGCCACTGATGCAGGGCCCCAGGACACGGCCAAGAAAACCCATCCGCTGTGGAGAGGTACTTTTTGCAG TTGGTGGCTGGTGCAGTGGAGATGCTATTTCCAGCGTGGAGCGTTATGATCCTCAGACCAACGAGTGGAGAATGGTAGCATCGATGAGTAAACGGCGATGTGGAGTTGGCGTGAGCGTTCTTGATGATTTGCTGTATGCAGTGGGAGGTCATGATGGCTCATCATATCTTAACTCTGTGGAGAG ATATGATCCTAAGACCAACCAGTGGAGTAGCGACGTGGCCCCTACAAGCACTTGCCGTACCAGTGTTGGTGTGGCAGTTCTTGGTGGTTATCTATATGCTGTAGGAGGGCAGGATGGGGTTTCCTGTCTCAACATTGTGGAAAG ATACGATCCTAAAGAGAACAAATGGACTCGTGTGGCCTCCATGAGCACCAGGCGGCTAGGTGTAGCTGTGGCTGTGCTGGGGGGGTTTTTGTATGCTGTGGGAGGATCTGATGGAACGTCACCATTAAATACAG TGGAACGCTACAACCCTCAAGAGAACCGCTGGCACACTGTATCTCCAATGGGGACCAGGAGGAAGCACCTTGGCTGTGCAGTCTACCAGGACATGATTTACTCTGTTGGAGGGAGAGACGACACCACAGAGCTGAGCAGTGCTGAGCGGTACAACCCCAGAACAAACCAGTGGTCTCCTGTAGTGGCCATGACATCCAGACGGAGTGGG GTGGGCTTGGCTGTGGTAAATGGTCAGCTGATGGCAGTAGGAGGCTTCGATGGAACAACGTATCTCAAAACTATAGAAGTCTACGACCCTGATGCCAACACATGGAG GTTGTATGGAGGAATGAACTATCGCCGACTAGGTGGAGGGGTTGGTGTCATTAAAATGACTCACTGTGAATCCCACATATGGTAA
- the klhl20 gene encoding kelch-like protein 20 isoform X1, which translates to MAVSNSAEKGCGKNYNEQNLLAQEHIIAALSSGQADLPKRLIDVHLLSWLQRESDLLCLLCRLTSRCGPNIVLHCMDTKPMRRATSARQDATGMDITSRCTLGDPNKLPEGVPQPARMPYISDKHPRQTLEVINLLRKHRELCDVVLVVGAKKIYAHRVILSACSPYFRAMFTGELAESRQTEVVIRDIDERAMELLIDFAYTSQVTVEEGNVQTLLPAACLLQLAEIQEACCEFLKRQLDPSNCLGIRAFADTHSCRELLRIADKFTQHNFQEVMESEEFMLLPANQLIDIISSDELNVRSEEQVFNAVMAWVKYSIQERRPQLPQVLQHVRLPLLSPKFLVGTVGSDPLIKSDEECRDLVDEAKNYLLLPQERPLMQGPRTRPRKPIRCGEVLFAVGGWCSGDAISSVERYDPQTNEWRMVASMSKRRCGVGVSVLDDLLYAVGGHDGSSYLNSVERYDPKTNQWSSDVAPTSTCRTSVGVAVLGGYLYAVGGQDGVSCLNIVERYDPKENKWTRVASMSTRRLGVAVAVLGGFLYAVGGSDGTSPLNTVERYNPQENRWHTVSPMGTRRKHLGCAVYQDMIYSVGGRDDTTELSSAERYNPRTNQWSPVVAMTSRRSGVGLAVVNGQLMAVGGFDGTTYLKTIEVYDPDANTWRLYGGMNYRRLGGGVGVIKMTHCESHIW; encoded by the exons ATGGCAGTGTCAAATTCAGCAGAAAAGGGGTGTGGAAAGAACTACAATGAACAGAATCTACTTGCACAAGAACATATCATAGCTGCCTTGTCATCAGGGCAAGCAGATTTGCCAAAAAGACTCATTGACGTACATTTGCTCAGCTGGCTACAAAGAGAATCtgatttgctttgtttgctttgtaGGTTAACCTCAAGGTGTGGGCCAAACATTGTTCTTCATTGCATGGACACAAAGCCAATGCGCAG GGCCACCAGCGCACGCCAAGACGCCACTGGAATGGACATCACCAGCCGCTGTACTCTGGGGGACCCCAACAAACTTCCTGAAGGGGTCCCCCAGCCTGCACGCATGCCCTATATCTCAGACAAACACCCACGACAGACCCTGGAGGTGATCAACCTGTTGAGAAAACACCGTGAGCTCTGTGATGTTGTGCTGGTAGTGGGTGCCAAGAAGATTTATGCTCACCGTGTGATCCTGTCTGCCTGCAGCCCTTACTTCAG GGCAATGTTTACTGGAGAGCTGGCTGAAAGCAGGCAGACTGAGGTGGTTATCCGTGACATTGATGAGAGAGCCATGGAGCTGCTCATTGACTTTGCCTACACATCACAG GTGACTGTAGAGGAGGGGAATGTCCAGACGCTGCTCCCTGCAGCGTGCCTTCTCCAGCTGGCTGAGATCCAGGAGGCCTGCTGTGAGTTCCTCAAGAGGCAATTGGATCCTTCCAATTGTCTGGGCATCAGGGCCTTCGCTGACACACACTCTTGCCGTGAGCTGCTCCGTATTGCAGACAAGTTCACCCAGCACAATTTTCAAGAG GTAATGGAGAGTGAAGAGTTCATGCTGCTGCCAGCCAACCAGTTGATTGACATAATTTCAAGTGATGAGCTCAATGTGCGGAGTGAGGAGCAGGTTTTCAATGCTGTGATGGCCTGGGTGAAATACAGCATCCAAGAACGCAGACCACAGCTGCCCCAG GTCCTCCAGCATGTCCGTCTACCACTGCTCAGCCCCAAGTTTCTGGTGGGCACTGTGGGTTCAGATCCTCTCATTAAGAGTGACGAGGAATGCAG gGACCTGGTTGACGAGGCTAAGAATTACCTGCTGTTGCCTCAGGAGAGGCCACTGATGCAGGGCCCCAGGACACGGCCAAGAAAACCCATCCGCTGTGGAGAGGTACTTTTTGCAG TTGGTGGCTGGTGCAGTGGAGATGCTATTTCCAGCGTGGAGCGTTATGATCCTCAGACCAACGAGTGGAGAATGGTAGCATCGATGAGTAAACGGCGATGTGGAGTTGGCGTGAGCGTTCTTGATGATTTGCTGTATGCAGTGGGAGGTCATGATGGCTCATCATATCTTAACTCTGTGGAGAG ATATGATCCTAAGACCAACCAGTGGAGTAGCGACGTGGCCCCTACAAGCACTTGCCGTACCAGTGTTGGTGTGGCAGTTCTTGGTGGTTATCTATATGCTGTAGGAGGGCAGGATGGGGTTTCCTGTCTCAACATTGTGGAAAG ATACGATCCTAAAGAGAACAAATGGACTCGTGTGGCCTCCATGAGCACCAGGCGGCTAGGTGTAGCTGTGGCTGTGCTGGGGGGGTTTTTGTATGCTGTGGGAGGATCTGATGGAACGTCACCATTAAATACAG TGGAACGCTACAACCCTCAAGAGAACCGCTGGCACACTGTATCTCCAATGGGGACCAGGAGGAAGCACCTTGGCTGTGCAGTCTACCAGGACATGATTTACTCTGTTGGAGGGAGAGACGACACCACAGAGCTGAGCAGTGCTGAGCGGTACAACCCCAGAACAAACCAGTGGTCTCCTGTAGTGGCCATGACATCCAGACGGAGTGGG GTGGGCTTGGCTGTGGTAAATGGTCAGCTGATGGCAGTAGGAGGCTTCGATGGAACAACGTATCTCAAAACTATAGAAGTCTACGACCCTGATGCCAACACATGGAG GTTGTATGGAGGAATGAACTATCGCCGACTAGGTGGAGGGGTTGGTGTCATTAAAATGACTCACTGTGAATCCCACATATGGTAA
- the LOC113134110 gene encoding protein app1-like: protein MAPSLQCVGDRMRFKVLGPGASVFALDQGSAPPMPLSQVPSTCGYHVQRNSLGLTMLVPYHGCNVVQENGSYVLPMRWQGIPVSLWCPKSTSVPQTASHPQMMPVLPSGETPVGSYPGFPPNDLFPPYLPLPWYPSAVPLPTTDSTTTFPQDPFFPSYPFPLPFPGKPETPGFPHPLLPFYPYFPLPLPGKTGPQSNGTTPEKPQGPGFPQDPFLPFYPYFPLPGKPEMPGFPQDPFLPFYPYFPLPGKPEMPGFPQDPSLPFYPYFPLPGKPQSYTLLDMQVEAPLVTWIINYLTGQPQYVSLQNTASDIIVNSTGAP from the exons ATGGCACCTTCCCTGCAGTGTGTTGGAGACCGGATGAGGTTTAAAGTATTGGGACCAGGTGCTTCAGTATTTGCACTGGACCAAG GAAGTGCACCTCCAATGCCTCTGTCCCAGGTCCCTTCCACCTGTGGCTACCACGTGCAGAGGAACTCCCTTGGACTTACTATGTTGGTTCCTTATCATGGCTGTAATGTGGTTCAAGAg aATGGAAGTTATGTGCTGCCGATGCGTTGGCAGGGAATCCCAGTGTCCCTCTGGTGCCCCAAATCTACATCTGTACCTCAGACTGCTTCACACCCTCAGATGATGCCAGTGCTACCCAGTGGCGAGACTCCAGTTGGTTCATACCCTGGCTTTCCCCCGAATGATTTATTTCCACCGTATCTTCCTTTACCTTGGTACCCTTCAGCTGTACCACTACCTACAACAGATTCAACCACCACATTTCCCCAAGATCCCTTTTTTCCTTCGTATCCCTTTCCGTTGCCATTTCCAGGCAAACCTGAAACACCTGGATTTCCACATCCCCTTCTTCCTTTCTATCCCTACTTTCCTTTGCCTCTTCCAGGCAAAACAGGTCCACAAAGTAATGGCACAACCCCAGAGAAACCCCAAGGGCCTGGATTTCCCCAGGATCCCTTTTTGCCTTTCTATCCCTACTTTCCTCTTCCAGGCAAACCTGAAATGCCTGGATTTCCCCAGGATCCCTTTTTGCCTTTCTATCCCTACTTTCCTCTTCCAGGCAAACCTGAAATGCCTGGATTTCCCCAAGATCCATCTTTGCCTTTCTATCCCTACTTTCCTCTTCCAGGCAAACCCCAAAG CTATACGTTACTGGACATGCAAGTGGAGGCTCCTCTGGTGACCTGGATAATCAACTACCTCACAGGTCAACCACAGTATGTGAGCCTGCAGAACACTGCTTCAGACATCATAGTGAACAGCACAGGGGCCCCTTAG
- the LOC113134109 gene encoding uncharacterized protein LOC113134109 produces MMPQGKRKSAAVSSAAVIVICFVAQMVDCYRLKKREIGDGQRDARTAEKQSVQEGKIVFGRVFKKGSGLESEVFDWTGKSSSNASVAEGTAYQADSAGWSKGQTYDSSSTQWKRMAPSLQCVGDRMRFKVLGPGASVFALDQGSAPPMPLSQVPSTCGYHVQRNSLGLTMLVPYHGCNVVQENGSYVLPMRWQGIPVSLWCPKSTSVPQTASHPQMMPVLPSGETPVGSYPGFPPNDLFPPYLPLPWYPSAVPLPTTDSTTTFPQDPFFPSYPFPLPFPGKPETPGFPHPLLPFYPYFPLPLPGKTGPQSNGTTPDKPQGYTLLDMQVEAPLVTWIINYLTGQPQYVSLQNTVSDIIVNSTGAP; encoded by the exons ATGATGCCtcaaggaaaaaggaaaagtgctGCGGTCTCCTCGGCTGCAGTTATTGTGATATGTTTTGTGGCGCAAATGGTGGACTGTTACCGACTGAAGAAAAGGGAAATAGGAGATGGTCAAAGAGATGCCAGAACAGCTGAAAAGCAAAGTGTCCAAGAGGGGAAGATAGTCTTCGggagagtttttaaaaaagggtCAGGCCTTGAGTCAGAAGTTTTTGACTGGACTGGGAAATCCTCTTCAAACGCTTCTGTGGCGGAGGGCACGGCTTATCAAGCAGACTCTGCAG GCTGGTCAAAAGGGCAAACATATGATAGCAGTTCCACACAATGGAAGCGCATGGCACCTTCCCTGCAGTGTGTTGGAGACCGGATGAGGTTTAAAGTATTGGGACCAGGTGCTTCAGTATTTGCACTGGACCAAG GAAGTGCACCTCCAATGCCTCTGTCCCAGGTCCCTTCCACCTGTGGCTACCACGTGCAGAGGAACTCCCTTGGACTTACTATGTTGGTTCCTTATCATGGCTGTAATGTGGTTCAAGAg aATGGAAGTTATGTGCTGCCGATGCGTTGGCAGGGAATCCCAGTGTCCCTCTGGTGCCCCAAATCTACATCTGTACCTCAGACTGCTTCACACCCTCAGATGATGCCAGTGCTACCCAGTGGCGAGACTCCAGTTGGTTCATACCCTGGCTTTCCCCCGAATGATTTATTTCCACCGTATCTTCCTTTACCTTGGTACCCTTCAGCTGTACCACTACCTACAACAGATTCAACCACCACATTTCCCCAAGATCCCTTTTTTCCTTCGTATCCCTTTCCGTTGCCATTTCCAGGCAAACCTGAAACACCTGGATTTCCACATCCCCTTCTTCCTTTCTATCCCTACTTTCCTTTGCCTCTTCCAGGCAAAACAGGTCCACAAAGTAATGGCACAACCCCAGACAAACCCCAAGG CTATACGTTACTGGACATGCAAGTGGAGGCTCCTCTGGTGACCTGGATAATCAACTACCTCACAGGTCAACCACAGTATGTGAGCCTGCAGAACACTGTTTCAGACATCATAGTGAACAGCACAGGGGCCCCTTAG